Proteins from a genomic interval of Rubinisphaera italica:
- a CDS encoding DUF1559 domain-containing protein: MNSTRPSLKLRSAFTLIELLVVIAIIAILVALLLPAVQQAREAARRSSCKNNLKQLGLALHNYHDTHNVLPFGWDERETAWSAMILPQIEQGNIYDTLIWAESGAGNWSSGSANQTATETVIPTYRCPSIAVKEHMDFNGIARRVPASYRGVASSVAASDDATSLPPGATVALEMANLDGAFYGISSTSFKDIVDGLSNTILIGESFTDPEFGRDGQAMDFWQIGAPQTGGWVAGGTGGSEFTEICGSTWAPINAHLNASYTGHEIETSFGSYHSGGAQFSIGDGSVRFISENVDLGLYRGLATLKGGEVNGDF, translated from the coding sequence ATGAATTCAACCCGACCTTCACTCAAATTAAGATCTGCATTCACACTTATCGAACTTTTAGTTGTAATAGCGATCATCGCTATACTGGTGGCGCTATTACTACCTGCTGTACAACAGGCACGCGAGGCAGCCCGAAGAAGTTCCTGCAAAAACAATTTGAAACAACTCGGGCTGGCACTTCATAATTATCACGATACGCATAATGTCCTTCCATTTGGATGGGATGAACGAGAGACTGCCTGGTCGGCCATGATCCTGCCGCAAATTGAACAGGGTAATATTTACGACACTCTGATCTGGGCGGAATCGGGAGCTGGTAACTGGTCGTCAGGTTCTGCTAACCAGACGGCAACTGAAACAGTGATTCCCACATATCGTTGCCCAAGCATAGCCGTAAAAGAACATATGGATTTTAATGGAATCGCCCGTCGCGTTCCTGCCAGTTATCGCGGCGTCGCTTCTTCTGTTGCAGCCTCGGACGATGCAACATCTTTGCCGCCTGGAGCTACTGTTGCTTTAGAGATGGCTAATCTGGACGGTGCATTTTATGGCATCAGTTCTACGTCATTCAAAGACATTGTCGACGGACTTTCGAACACAATTCTGATCGGTGAATCTTTCACCGATCCAGAATTTGGCCGAGATGGCCAGGCAATGGATTTCTGGCAAATTGGCGCCCCTCAAACGGGTGGCTGGGTCGCCGGTGGTACAGGTGGGTCAGAGTTTACTGAAATCTGCGGATCGACCTGGGCACCGATTAATGCTCATCTCAATGCCAGTTATACAGGGCATGAAATCGAGACCTCTTTCGGAAGTTATCACTCTGGAGGAGCCCAGTTCAGCATTGGAGATGGGTCTGTCAGATTCATTTCAGAGAACGTCGATCTGGGGCTTTATCGTGGATTGGCTACGCTCAAGGGTGGCGAAGTCAACGGTGATTTCTAA
- a CDS encoding helix-turn-helix domain-containing protein has translation MNIVELAQRIRTLRLDRRLTLEEVASRTGLTRSWLSKVENFRVTPSLPALGQICSALNVSMSDLVKGLDEKPPIALVRKDERQVVERNNSEGNTTVYESLAHKRPSRMMDPFLLTVPPGVARDELLAHDGEEFLMVQQGMIEFEIDSQRLILRAGDSLYFDSNLPHRIINSFKRTAIVLCVFLDNSG, from the coding sequence ATGAATATCGTCGAACTTGCCCAAAGAATCAGAACATTACGACTGGATCGGAGGTTAACACTTGAAGAGGTTGCCTCGCGGACCGGCCTGACCCGCAGTTGGTTATCCAAGGTCGAGAACTTTCGAGTTACTCCGTCGTTGCCCGCCCTTGGGCAGATTTGTTCTGCCTTAAATGTGTCTATGTCTGATTTGGTTAAAGGGCTGGATGAGAAACCGCCCATCGCGCTGGTTCGCAAAGATGAACGCCAGGTCGTGGAGCGAAATAACAGTGAGGGTAATACCACGGTTTATGAGTCATTGGCTCATAAACGACCGAGCAGGATGATGGATCCGTTTTTGCTCACTGTTCCGCCAGGAGTCGCCAGAGACGAACTGCTCGCACATGATGGTGAAGAGTTTCTTATGGTTCAGCAGGGAATGATTGAGTTTGAAATTGATTCACAGCGTCTCATTCTTCGTGCCGGAGACAGCCTCTATTTCGACAGCAATCTCCCCCATCGTATTATTAATTCGTTCAAACGAACCGCCATCGTACTCTGTGTTTTTCTTGACAACTCCGGCTGA
- a CDS encoding response regulator codes for MLVLSRRADQQIVFPNLDIKVNVLQIKGKVVKLGIEAPRDVPILRPESCDDFDFTALQNNIESGVDRHQLRNHLNAINLGLKLFQKQTEVGMEGDAEKTMQRVIDELQKLDSSIGQAKSKVKPASSSKAPRLLVVDDDENERTLLSGLLKMHGFDVVTAADGVEALDQLSNGELPEFVLLDMKMPNADGPSTIRQIRGDSRFNNVKVFAVSGTSPRDLGVDSGIEAWFPKPLDPERLISAMTKDSPNTTTTI; via the coding sequence ATGCTCGTATTATCACGCCGTGCAGATCAACAAATCGTTTTCCCAAACCTTGATATTAAAGTCAATGTACTGCAAATCAAGGGGAAAGTCGTCAAGCTTGGGATTGAAGCTCCCCGGGATGTTCCGATTTTGCGTCCGGAATCCTGCGATGATTTCGACTTTACTGCACTCCAGAATAATATCGAATCTGGTGTCGACCGTCACCAACTCCGCAATCACTTGAACGCCATCAATCTTGGCTTGAAGCTCTTCCAGAAGCAGACCGAAGTCGGTATGGAAGGTGATGCCGAGAAAACGATGCAGCGTGTCATTGATGAATTGCAGAAGCTGGATTCCTCAATTGGTCAGGCGAAATCGAAAGTCAAGCCAGCCAGTTCCTCAAAGGCTCCGCGTTTACTTGTTGTCGACGATGATGAAAACGAACGGACTCTGCTCTCTGGCTTACTGAAAATGCACGGTTTTGATGTCGTTACCGCAGCCGACGGCGTTGAAGCTCTTGACCAGCTTTCCAATGGCGAATTGCCTGAGTTCGTTTTGCTGGACATGAAAATGCCCAACGCGGATGGGCCGAGTACGATTCGTCAAATCCGTGGCGACTCCCGCTTTAATAATGTGAAAGTCTTCGCTGTCAGTGGAACCTCTCCACGAGACCTGGGTGTTGACTCTGGTATCGAAGCCTGGTTCCCCAAACCGCTTGATCCTGAGCGTCTGATCTCCGCAATGACTAAGGATAGTCCGAATACAACGACGACCATTTAA
- the cutA gene encoding divalent-cation tolerance protein CutA encodes MSQTGCQLIYSTTSSVEEATSIGKTLVHERLAACVNILPGMQSIYQWQGQTEMAQEAVLLVKTTTDHSREVIARIETLHSYDCPAVVVLDIATGSLNYLNWLRDQVEE; translated from the coding sequence ATGTCTCAAACGGGTTGCCAATTAATCTACAGCACAACGTCCTCAGTCGAGGAAGCGACCTCAATAGGGAAGACGCTGGTCCATGAACGGCTGGCTGCTTGTGTCAATATTCTGCCGGGGATGCAGTCGATTTATCAGTGGCAGGGGCAAACTGAAATGGCTCAGGAGGCGGTTCTACTGGTGAAAACAACGACTGATCACTCTCGTGAAGTCATCGCACGAATTGAAACCCTGCATAGTTACGATTGCCCGGCTGTGGTCGTTCTCGATATCGCAACTGGTTCCCTCAATTATTTGAATTGGCTGCGGGATCAAGTTGAGGAGTAA
- the bcp gene encoding thioredoxin-dependent thiol peroxidase, with protein sequence MSETSTLSVGKAAPAFNLPAYPAGKVRLSQFKGEKNVILYFYPRDDTPGCTKEACGFRDNLPKFDKLDAVILGISGDSVESHEKFGKKFDLPFTLLADEDHAIAEKYSVWVEKNNYGKKSMGIQRATFLIDKKGKLAAIWPKVKVDGHVEEVAEKLGELDS encoded by the coding sequence ATGAGCGAAACAAGCACACTCAGTGTTGGCAAAGCTGCACCCGCTTTCAATCTGCCTGCTTATCCTGCCGGCAAAGTTCGCCTCAGTCAGTTCAAAGGCGAAAAGAATGTCATTCTCTATTTCTACCCGCGAGATGACACGCCGGGCTGCACGAAAGAAGCCTGTGGCTTTCGAGATAATCTCCCCAAGTTTGATAAACTCGATGCCGTCATCCTGGGTATCAGTGGCGACTCGGTCGAATCGCATGAGAAGTTCGGTAAGAAGTTTGATCTCCCATTTACGCTTCTGGCTGATGAAGATCATGCAATCGCCGAGAAGTATAGCGTGTGGGTCGAAAAGAATAACTACGGCAAAAAAAGCATGGGTATTCAGCGAGCCACGTTCCTGATTGACAAAAAAGGGAAGCTCGCGGCGATCTGGCCGAAAGTAAAAGTTGATGGTCATGTCGAAGAGGTTGCAGAGAAACTCGGCGAACTCGATTCGTAA
- a CDS encoding Flp family type IVb pilin, translated as MLKILSTIRSFLRDEDGPTAVEYAVMLAAILLVVIGTVRQIGSTSGGIWTDNNQKMEDAGMK; from the coding sequence GTGCTGAAAATTCTATCAACAATTCGCTCATTTCTTCGCGATGAAGATGGTCCCACAGCTGTTGAATATGCCGTTATGCTCGCAGCAATTTTACTGGTTGTTATAGGAACCGTAAGACAAATCGGCTCAACAAGTGGCGGTATCTGGACAGACAATAACCAGAAGATGGAAGATGCCGGGATGAAGTAA
- a CDS encoding hemolysin family protein, whose amino-acid sequence MVPSLIIITLGVCLFVFSLTFNSLREFSRSRLEAICKQYEKEKRLGQILKLDEHATLTAELLFLTSLFAYVVTSFQQSPDPLGVTVCALIVLIFGFALPRSLARVASEIFLFFAWPFFAAATWMMTPVLYGIDAADTLFHRMAGRVDPNDNEPTLISEEIRTVIDEGEREGIIESSAGRIIQRLMEIQKEDVTAVMTPRTEMICIQIDTPIDDVRQQLIEVGHSRIPVYRESPDDLVGILYAKDLLQQLGRTPVEEISLVDILREPLYVPESTGIESLLERMRGEHVHLAIVLDEYGGVVGLVTMEDILEEIVGDIEDEYDKIQEEEIKQINPGTVDVDARVHIDDLNEQFSFALPEDDDYETVGGFVFTQLGKIPLQGETLTWQNIRFTILEADKRRLIKLRIEKDETIPVSA is encoded by the coding sequence GTGGTCCCATCGCTCATTATCATTACATTAGGCGTTTGCCTGTTTGTTTTTTCCCTGACGTTCAACAGTCTGCGTGAGTTCAGCCGGAGTCGTCTGGAAGCAATCTGTAAACAGTACGAAAAAGAGAAACGACTAGGGCAAATCCTCAAGCTTGATGAACATGCTACGCTCACGGCCGAGCTGCTGTTTCTGACGAGTCTGTTTGCTTACGTCGTCACCAGTTTTCAACAATCCCCCGATCCACTCGGTGTGACTGTCTGCGCCCTGATTGTACTGATTTTCGGCTTTGCCTTACCTCGTTCTCTGGCCCGCGTCGCCAGTGAAATCTTCCTCTTTTTCGCCTGGCCATTCTTCGCAGCAGCAACATGGATGATGACTCCAGTACTCTATGGAATTGATGCTGCAGATACATTATTCCACCGCATGGCTGGTCGAGTCGACCCCAACGATAATGAGCCCACACTGATCTCTGAAGAAATCCGCACGGTGATTGACGAGGGCGAACGGGAGGGGATTATTGAATCCAGTGCTGGCCGTATTATTCAACGACTGATGGAAATCCAGAAAGAAGACGTCACCGCTGTCATGACACCGCGAACGGAAATGATCTGCATTCAGATCGACACTCCGATCGATGATGTCCGTCAGCAATTGATCGAAGTCGGTCATTCTCGCATCCCAGTCTATCGGGAATCGCCCGATGATTTGGTCGGAATTCTTTACGCGAAAGACCTGCTGCAGCAATTGGGACGGACGCCGGTTGAAGAAATTTCTCTGGTCGATATTCTCCGAGAGCCGCTGTATGTTCCTGAGTCGACAGGAATTGAATCACTTCTGGAACGGATGCGGGGAGAGCATGTGCATCTGGCAATTGTGCTCGATGAATACGGCGGCGTCGTCGGGCTTGTGACCATGGAAGATATTCTGGAAGAAATTGTCGGCGACATTGAAGACGAATACGACAAAATCCAGGAAGAAGAAATCAAGCAAATCAATCCCGGCACAGTCGATGTCGATGCCCGCGTGCATATCGACGATTTGAACGAGCAGTTCTCATTTGCTCTGCCAGAAGATGACGACTACGAAACCGTCGGCGGCTTTGTCTTCACGCAACTCGGGAAAATCCCTCTGCAGGGGGAAACGCTTACTTGGCAGAATATCCGCTTCACGATCCTCGAAGCCGACAAACGACGGCTCATCAAATTGAGAATCGAAAAAGACGAAACAATTCCCGTTTCTGCATAA
- a CDS encoding LssY C-terminal domain-containing protein, with protein MDSIIFLNYESLELDEPLTDSRAPSRWPYFKNPVVRGLIGFLILYFVIAYLVAPGVWVHYARKHPTFDDNPRITKTHDGHPGDPLNVGLIGSEDDVKTILQAAQWYPADALGLKSDLRIGFDTVLEREYNKAPVSNLYLFGRKEDLAYEQPVGDNPRHRHHVRLWKTEDLSQNDRHLWIGSATYDERVGLSHTTGQITHHIAADVDAERDHLLESLQQTNDLQEMYLEKGFHQELKGKNGGGDPWHTDGDLGVGIIKIRLQRN; from the coding sequence ATGGATTCAATAATTTTCCTTAATTACGAAAGCCTCGAATTGGACGAGCCTCTAACTGATAGTCGTGCACCTTCCCGGTGGCCCTATTTCAAAAATCCAGTTGTCAGAGGATTGATTGGATTTTTAATCCTCTATTTTGTCATCGCGTATCTCGTCGCTCCCGGAGTTTGGGTGCACTACGCCCGCAAGCATCCTACATTTGACGACAACCCTCGAATCACCAAAACTCACGATGGTCATCCGGGGGATCCTCTCAACGTCGGCTTGATTGGCTCTGAGGATGACGTGAAAACAATTCTTCAGGCTGCTCAATGGTACCCCGCTGACGCGCTTGGCTTGAAAAGCGACTTGAGGATAGGGTTCGATACCGTGCTTGAAAGGGAATACAACAAAGCCCCGGTCAGTAATTTATATTTGTTCGGCCGCAAGGAAGACCTGGCCTATGAGCAACCTGTCGGAGATAACCCACGCCATCGTCACCATGTTCGTTTGTGGAAGACGGAGGATCTCAGCCAGAATGATCGACATCTCTGGATTGGATCGGCGACTTACGATGAGCGCGTCGGACTGAGTCATACAACCGGTCAGATCACACATCACATCGCAGCCGATGTCGATGCCGAACGGGATCACTTGCTCGAATCACTGCAGCAGACCAATGATTTGCAAGAGATGTATCTTGAGAAGGGATTTCATCAAGAACTCAAAGGAAAGAATGGCGGTGGAGACCCTTGGCATACCGACGGTGACCTTGGTGTCGGCATCATTAAGATTAGACTGCAACGAAACTGA
- a CDS encoding alpha/beta hydrolase family protein codes for MLSSLFCVVLAFICCSTLIQADEKIGPWNLTKLKQVPEMQWVDQTGPVHSLLYSGEEYQGHATEAFAFYASPITLGKAKAGQTFPGVVLIHGGGGTAFAEWAYLWAERGYAAIAMDLSGHRPPDPVYDATTGLPVKNQASRRAGRTRLPNGGPDQSHNEKFESIGGGTDDDWPYHAAANVIRAHSLLRSFPEVNAEQTGVTGISWGGYTTCLVASLDDRFKAAVPVYGCGFLHEGESVQKPSIDRLGQRRQKWVEEYDPSSLLVHCHVPILFVNGTNDVHYVLDSYQKSYDVVPGFKQMRIEVKMSHSHPAGWAPQEIGIFIDSFCLNKPALPVPDQLKDEDGKIIVTYKSDLPLKAAALHYTTDEGLRSKRDWVSVPAEFNKNQITVASPPGNANTWFVSMTDERGAMVTTPVQFQPALINNE; via the coding sequence ATGCTTTCAAGTCTGTTTTGCGTAGTTCTGGCATTCATTTGCTGTTCAACTCTCATTCAGGCCGATGAAAAAATTGGCCCCTGGAACCTGACAAAGCTGAAACAGGTTCCGGAAATGCAGTGGGTGGATCAAACGGGTCCCGTGCATTCTCTTCTGTATTCAGGCGAAGAGTACCAGGGACATGCGACAGAAGCTTTTGCGTTCTATGCTTCTCCGATCACATTGGGGAAAGCTAAGGCTGGCCAAACCTTTCCTGGCGTAGTTTTGATTCATGGTGGTGGCGGAACTGCCTTTGCAGAATGGGCTTATTTGTGGGCTGAGCGGGGCTATGCCGCGATTGCGATGGATCTTTCGGGACATCGACCGCCCGATCCGGTGTACGATGCCACGACCGGTTTGCCGGTGAAGAATCAGGCCTCTAGAAGAGCGGGCCGTACTCGGTTACCCAACGGTGGACCGGATCAAAGTCATAACGAAAAATTTGAAAGCATCGGTGGAGGGACTGATGATGACTGGCCTTATCATGCCGCTGCAAATGTGATTCGGGCGCATTCGTTGCTGCGGTCGTTTCCTGAAGTCAATGCGGAACAAACCGGTGTTACCGGCATCAGCTGGGGTGGATACACAACTTGCCTGGTCGCTTCTCTGGATGATCGATTCAAAGCAGCAGTGCCAGTTTACGGCTGCGGTTTTCTGCATGAAGGGGAATCCGTTCAGAAACCTTCCATCGATCGACTGGGGCAGCGACGTCAAAAATGGGTTGAGGAATACGATCCTTCCAGTCTGCTGGTTCACTGCCACGTTCCCATTCTGTTCGTGAATGGGACGAACGATGTTCATTATGTTCTGGACAGTTACCAGAAGAGTTATGATGTCGTTCCCGGATTCAAACAGATGCGGATTGAAGTTAAAATGAGTCACAGTCACCCGGCTGGCTGGGCCCCGCAGGAGATCGGAATTTTTATTGATTCGTTTTGCCTGAACAAACCCGCCTTGCCAGTGCCGGATCAATTGAAGGACGAGGATGGTAAAATCATTGTCACATATAAAAGTGATCTCCCTCTCAAAGCGGCTGCCCTGCATTACACGACTGACGAAGGTCTCCGTTCAAAACGGGATTGGGTGAGCGTTCCCGCTGAATTTAACAAGAATCAAATCACAGTCGCCTCACCTCCTGGAAATGCAAATACCTGGTTCGTCTCGATGACTGATGAACGGGGGGCGATGGTCACAACGCCAGTTCAGTTTCAGCCAGCTCTTATTAATAATGAATAG
- a CDS encoding prenyltransferase/squalene oxidase repeat-containing protein, protein MSLPYLIQLAESLQTGLRKYPPERWEKHRSFLLAQQCEDGGFRGREGDSDLYYTGFAVRALSLIGELDEELLARLGTYLRQEQQRTYSPVDVLNWISCAVAVQLAGGEDVLSESSAAEWLDRVFADLNSLRREDGGFAKGPEGKLGSTYQTFLVVMTHNLLGRTIESPERIVDFMFDRQRDDGGFVEIAPMRRSGTNPTAAAVATLKLFGAVDAALIADVRDYLKDVEQDDGGVAANTRIPFGDVLSTFTALVTKRDLGIELGGLQFTAQDFVKQGLEFPTGGFRAALWDDQADVEYTYYALGVLGLTASNAQDD, encoded by the coding sequence ATGTCTTTGCCATATCTCATCCAACTCGCTGAGTCTCTGCAAACAGGTTTGCGAAAATATCCGCCTGAACGCTGGGAAAAACACCGCTCATTTCTGCTGGCTCAGCAATGTGAAGATGGCGGCTTCCGGGGACGGGAAGGCGACAGCGATCTTTACTATACGGGTTTTGCAGTACGTGCCCTTTCGCTGATTGGCGAACTGGATGAGGAATTACTCGCAAGACTTGGCACCTATCTACGTCAGGAACAACAGCGAACTTACAGCCCTGTCGATGTCCTCAACTGGATTTCCTGTGCCGTCGCGGTTCAATTGGCAGGTGGCGAAGATGTTCTTTCAGAATCATCGGCTGCCGAATGGTTGGATCGAGTTTTTGCAGACTTGAATTCTCTGCGTCGCGAAGATGGTGGGTTTGCCAAAGGTCCCGAAGGAAAACTGGGAAGTACCTATCAAACGTTTCTGGTGGTGATGACGCACAATCTACTGGGACGCACGATTGAATCTCCTGAACGGATTGTCGATTTCATGTTCGATCGTCAACGCGATGATGGTGGATTTGTCGAGATTGCTCCGATGCGACGCAGCGGCACCAATCCGACTGCGGCTGCAGTGGCCACATTAAAACTTTTTGGTGCAGTCGATGCGGCTTTGATTGCTGATGTTCGGGATTATCTGAAGGATGTCGAGCAGGATGATGGTGGAGTCGCCGCTAATACCCGGATTCCCTTTGGCGATGTCCTGTCGACCTTCACAGCCCTCGTTACCAAAAGAGATTTGGGAATTGAGCTTGGCGGCCTGCAATTTACTGCTCAGGATTTCGTGAAGCAGGGACTTGAATTCCCAACGGGTGGCTTTCGAGCAGCCTTGTGGGATGATCAGGCCGATGTCGAATACACGTATTATGCTCTCGGAGTCCTCGGACTGACCGCTTCAAATGCACAGGATGATTGA
- a CDS encoding ABC transporter ATP-binding protein yields MSVIEGFFKVWPYLRRYRARIFLSFFFAFMIGVFWGANLSVVYPVTTVLMDGNLQDYVDNQLVEIQQSNKATLSLIEEIDQELESGELSENQSLSRLETRAEHQERISKATRSILWLNWSKAHVLPWLPSDQFNTVALLFGLLVLATVLKGFCIFGQSVLVGSVVELTTIDIRKAMFRKCLKQDYQTLNLEGTPALMSRFTFDLNELSHGLSLVGGRMAREPLKAVVCLFLAFMVNWRLTLMSLLFVPIAGFMFVRFGKLLKKASHRMMESMSRIYQVLEETLSAMRVVIAFGNQRQHRRQFHKENRVYYSKAMRIHMIDSITNPSVELMGICAIFVTVLPCMYLLLRKSTSIWGVQLADVPPDIPTLMLLYTFLVGAVDPVRKITTVYSKIKRSVAAADRLTQMLESESRIREKDNPRVLPRHSKQIAFENIYFAYASKNGSPRPDALRDVSLQVEAGECVVVVGENGSGKSTLINLLPRYYDADHGQILIDGINIKDVPSKELRSQLGVVTQDTFLFNTSIYENIRYGNPHASREEVEEAARISGVTQFLEQLPDGFETNVGEKGTGLSGGQRQRVALARALVRKPSILILDEATSAIDSQSEFEIQSGLKTYGKECTTFIVTHAVNRTLLDVVTKIVVMHEGQMIACGKHEQLLETCPIYHNLFQAQVKQRAA; encoded by the coding sequence ATGTCGGTTATTGAGGGATTTTTTAAAGTTTGGCCGTATCTGCGTCGCTATCGGGCTCGAATTTTTCTCTCGTTTTTCTTCGCCTTCATGATTGGCGTTTTCTGGGGAGCGAATCTTTCGGTCGTTTATCCTGTTACGACTGTTCTGATGGACGGAAATCTGCAGGATTATGTCGACAATCAGTTGGTTGAAATTCAACAGTCAAATAAAGCCACGCTTTCTCTGATTGAAGAAATCGATCAGGAACTCGAATCAGGGGAATTGTCGGAAAATCAGAGTCTGAGTCGGCTGGAAACCCGAGCAGAACATCAGGAGCGGATCTCCAAAGCAACGCGCAGCATTCTCTGGCTGAACTGGTCCAAAGCCCATGTTCTGCCCTGGCTGCCAAGTGATCAATTCAATACGGTGGCATTACTGTTCGGCCTGCTGGTCCTGGCGACCGTACTAAAGGGTTTCTGTATATTCGGACAGAGTGTTCTGGTCGGCAGCGTTGTCGAATTGACAACCATCGATATCCGCAAAGCGATGTTCCGCAAATGTCTGAAGCAGGATTACCAGACACTGAACCTCGAAGGCACGCCCGCGCTGATGTCGCGGTTTACGTTTGATTTGAATGAACTTTCCCATGGATTATCGCTGGTCGGCGGACGGATGGCTCGGGAGCCGTTGAAAGCGGTTGTCTGTCTCTTCCTCGCCTTTATGGTGAACTGGCGATTGACGCTGATGTCGCTGCTGTTTGTCCCTATTGCAGGCTTCATGTTTGTCCGATTTGGCAAGCTGCTGAAAAAAGCCAGCCATCGGATGATGGAAAGCATGTCGCGAATTTATCAGGTTCTCGAAGAGACCCTGAGTGCGATGCGTGTTGTCATTGCGTTCGGCAATCAACGTCAGCACCGCCGTCAATTCCATAAGGAAAATCGCGTTTACTACAGCAAAGCGATGAGAATCCATATGATCGATTCCATCACGAATCCTTCCGTGGAACTGATGGGCATCTGTGCGATCTTTGTCACCGTGTTGCCATGTATGTATCTGCTGCTGAGAAAATCGACCTCGATCTGGGGTGTGCAACTGGCGGATGTTCCTCCCGATATTCCAACTCTGATGCTCCTCTACACCTTCCTGGTAGGAGCGGTCGATCCAGTGCGGAAAATTACAACCGTCTATTCCAAAATCAAACGCTCAGTCGCAGCTGCTGATCGACTGACTCAAATGCTGGAATCGGAATCCCGTATCAGAGAGAAAGATAATCCTCGAGTTCTGCCACGTCATTCGAAACAGATTGCTTTCGAAAATATTTATTTTGCGTATGCTTCGAAGAATGGATCTCCCCGACCGGATGCCCTGCGGGATGTTTCTCTGCAAGTTGAAGCCGGCGAGTGTGTTGTGGTCGTGGGTGAAAACGGTTCGGGAAAATCGACACTGATCAATCTGCTGCCTCGTTATTACGATGCTGACCATGGTCAGATTCTGATTGACGGAATCAATATCAAGGATGTTCCTTCCAAAGAATTACGATCTCAACTCGGTGTCGTGACTCAGGACACGTTTTTGTTCAACACCTCAATTTACGAGAACATTCGCTATGGCAATCCTCATGCCAGCCGAGAAGAAGTTGAAGAAGCTGCTCGAATTTCCGGCGTGACCCAGTTTCTGGAACAATTGCCAGATGGTTTTGAAACGAATGTCGGCGAGAAAGGGACTGGACTGTCTGGTGGTCAGCGACAACGCGTCGCCCTGGCTCGGGCTTTAGTTCGAAAACCATCAATCCTGATTCTCGACGAAGCGACCTCAGCGATTGACTCCCAAAGTGAATTTGAGATTCAAAGTGGCCTCAAAACTTACGGAAAAGAGTGCACAACCTTCATCGTGACACATGCTGTGAATCGAACTTTGCTCGATGTGGTCACGAAAATCGTCGTAATGCATGAAGGCCAGATGATCGCCTGCGGGAAGCACGAACAACTGCTCGAAACCTGCCCGATCTATCACAATCTGTTCCAGGCTCAGGTCAAACAACGAGCTGCATAA
- a CDS encoding DUF1559 family PulG-like putative transporter, producing MNNLRIIGYATYNYTSMSGGTLPISYTMDAEGNRLLSWRYSLLDLLNKFNIKQKINSEQTWDSAENLPFAATQILEFACPDEDNYPNNGISYFTITGEETLFPDGSSVTLDQINAADGTANTIMLTEAADMDIAWLEPRDIPFSNVNKPPREMLGTGPSSHHQEGFNVFYADGHAQELSKDIDPIVLRALITWNGGEEITEEEF from the coding sequence ATGAATAACCTCAGAATTATTGGTTATGCCACCTATAATTACACGAGCATGAGCGGTGGTACTCTTCCTATCAGTTATACAATGGATGCCGAGGGAAACAGATTATTAAGTTGGCGTTATTCTCTTCTCGATTTATTGAATAAATTCAACATTAAACAAAAGATAAACTCCGAACAAACCTGGGATTCAGCCGAAAATCTTCCCTTCGCTGCTACCCAGATTCTTGAGTTCGCCTGTCCTGACGAAGACAACTATCCGAACAATGGGATTTCGTATTTCACCATCACAGGTGAAGAAACGCTCTTCCCGGATGGCTCATCAGTCACTCTCGACCAAATAAATGCAGCTGACGGGACAGCTAATACCATCATGCTGACAGAAGCAGCCGATATGGATATTGCCTGGCTCGAACCGCGGGATATTCCCTTTTCCAATGTCAATAAGCCCCCTCGTGAGATGCTGGGGACTGGACCATCGAGTCATCACCAAGAGGGCTTCAATGTCTTTTACGCTGATGGTCACGCTCAGGAATTGAGCAAAGATATCGATCCAATAGTCTTACGCGCCTTGATTACGTGGAATGGTGGTGAAGAAATCACAGAGGAAGAGTTCTGA